A stretch of Fusarium poae strain DAOMC 252244 chromosome 2, whole genome shotgun sequence DNA encodes these proteins:
- a CDS encoding hypothetical protein (TransMembrane:2 (o705-724i781-799o)) translates to MAATEQNGIDILCDAAGSDMLLSSLFSLATPVPVPDQHQRIQPPFQQEQHELQHSLPPSSPSKHQLFQQQLDPALRQTPGEILQRTPSALPSKRKLSDASTSSPSHVCHICRRVYERADHLTRHLRSHENARPYQCTRCPKRFNRADLLTRHETTHDRDGAAKDRPFIRRSDRAAEACLNCAASKAKCEDQKPCSRCRSKSLACQMPARRGNQYRTSESQVGMSPSESAMMASAGGNDCQVYTAGDAAYALSQSAITNQEHAIDTALEYTSASFISAPSYEDGPEESICFAMSQKLFPDFGFSWDVDFGSLKVPRSDANERSSDSGNGAKRSRQYRKDATSENISLRRSAWAINSKTNRQAGSLALRSDVVSSHSRDSLFAMLLANNPTPHRVPSFPSAELLNYMIETHFAVEDPKSESFIHRSSLDLVTTSLDLISAIVSNGATYISSPAIWHFGLALHELTSGMIKKLESSSVAARDMTLLQASMLHLETGQWSGFNRQTAAAEIAAPQLLISLRRTGRTSFTSDTNIHTPDTGDSPEILESKWRNFITIESCKRLAIRAFLYDVQTSILLWKGPMLAYSELDFALPAAHDLWKASTPQAWWELSSVKGPLPAGDVPRLSDIRDCMSFVTETNAWVDIETCCKAALHGLWGQVWAYRCAIAPFHSSTSDHSGSDTPLWTQTLYQSLYSDLRRFSDKVKELRTFSPGLLLLSELFMMILHVSLDDVQRLAGRKGEEESRRAAQLLEKTWLSRQESRYAVWHAGQVLRYAEEYQPTGLRGFNAMVVYLASLTLWAYGLVSQQSTNDYKETGDDTVSLNGSETGELTTFLETGQGTPSLASPGGVRSQLELSNCAAVLSLCRLIFRQNYPTTNEAMPPLIEGLCRQLGDLQSRVDGQMAMKTF, encoded by the exons ATGGCGGCCACTGAACAGAATGGCATCGACATTCTTTGCGATGCCGCTGGCTCGGACATGCTGCTTTCATCGCTCTTCTCCCTAGCAACACCCGTTCCCGTCCCCGACCAGCACCAAAGAATCCAGCCGCCTTTTCAGCAGGAACAACATGAACTGCAGCACTCTCTACCGCCATCGTCACCCTCGAAGCATCAGCTCTTCCAACAGCAGCTCGATCCCGCCCTGAGACAGACTCCGGGGGAAATACTCCAGAGAACCCCATCTGCACTTCCCTCGAAGCGAAAACTCTCCGATGCGTCTACGTCGTCGCCGTCTCACGTTTGCCATATTTGCCGCCGTGTTTATGAACGAGCCGATCACTTGACAAGGCATCTCAGGTCCCACGAAAATGCCCGGCCGTACCAATGCACTCGCTGCCCCAAACGCTTCAATCGCGCCGATCTCTTAACACGGCACGAAACTACCCACGACCGAGACGGTGCCGCCAAAGATCGTCCTTTTATCAGAAGGAGCGATCGCGCTGCTGAGGCATGTCTTAATTGCGCAGCATCCAAGGCAAAATGCGAGGATCAGAAGCCATGCAGTCGCTGTCGTAGCAAGAGCTTGGCATGCCAGATGCCAGCGAGACGAGGGAATCAGTACCGGACGTCAGAGTCTCAGGTTGGCATGTCCCCCTCGGAGAGCGCAATGATGGCTTCGGCTGGTGGAAACGATTGCCAGGTATATACCGCTGGTGATGCTGCTTATGCTTTATCACAGTCGGCTATCACTAACCAAGAACATGCAATTGATACTGCTTTGGAATACACTAGCGCTTCGTTCATCAGCGCGCCGAGTTACGAAGATGGACCAGAGGAGTCTATATGCTTTGCAATGTCGCAAAAACTGTTTCCAGACTTTGGATTTTCCTGGGATGTAGACTTTGGATCGCTCAAGGTGCCGCGATCTGATGCGAATGAACGAAGCTCCGATTCTGGGAACGGAGCCAAGCGTTCCCGCCAATACCGTAAAGATGCGACGTCGGAAAATATATCCCTTCGACGTTCGGCGTGGGCAATCAACTCTAAGACCAACAGACAAGCAGGGAGCTTAGCACTTCGCTCGGACGTAGTCTCATCTCACTCACGGGATAGCTTGTTTGCCATGCTCCTTGCTAACAACCCTACCCCACACCGAGTACCCTCATTCCCATCAGCCGAGCTACTGAATTACATGATTGAAACGCATTTTGCAGTCGAGGATCCTAAAAGCGAGAGCTTCATTCACAGATCTTCTTTGGATCTGGTAACAACCAGCCTTGACCTTATCTCTGCCATTGTCTCAAATGGAGCTACTTACATCTCCAGTCCTGCAATATGGCACTTTGGCCTAGCCCTTCACGAGCTCACTTCGGGCATGATCAAAAAG CTGGAATCATCGTCTGTAGCGGCACGGGACATGACACTCCTCCAAGCCTCTATGCTTCATCTGGAAACTGGACAATGGAGCGGATTCAACCGGCAAACAGCGGCAGCAGAAATCGCTGCTCCTCAGCTGTTGATT TCGCTTCGAAGAACCGGTAGAACGAGCTTTACGTCAGACACAAATATTCATACGCCTGACACTGGCGATTCTCCTGAAATACTGGAGTCGAAATGGCGAAACTTCATTACAATCGAATCCTGCAAAAG ACTAGCCATTCGTGCGTTTTTATACGATGTGCAGACATCGATTTTATTGTGGAAAGGGCCTATGCTTGCGTACAGTGAGCTTGACTTTGCGCTCCCCGCAGCTCATGACCTCTGGAAGGCCAGCACTCCGCAAGCATGGTGGGAATTGAGCTCGGTCAAGGGGCCTTTGCCTGCTGGTGATGTCCCAAGACTTTCGGATATTAGGGATTGCATGTCTTTTGTGACCGAAACTAATGCCTGGGTGGATATCGAGACTTGCTGTAAAGCTGCCCTCCATGGGCTGTGGGGGCAAGTATGGGCCTATCGTTGTGCAATTGCTCCCTTCCATAGCTCGACTTCAGATCACTCCGGCTCTGATACTCCTCTGTGGACACAGACCCTCTAccaaagcctttatagtgaCCTGCGAAGATTTTCGGACAAGGTCAAAGAACTGCGGACTTTCAGCCCCGGGCTTCTGCTCCTTTCGGAATTGTTTATGATGATCCTTCATGTCTCGCTAGATGATGTGCAGCGACTTGCAGGTAGGAAGGGCGAAGAGGAGTCACGAAGAGCTGCGCAATTATTGGAAAAGACCTGGTTGTCTAGACAAGAGTCTCGGTATGCTGTTTGGCATGCTGGACAGGTTCTTCGATACGCCGAGGAGTATCAGCCAACGGGACTGCGAGGATTCAACGCCATGGTCGTGTATCTTGCTAGTCTGACTCTGTGGGCATATGGTCTGGTCTCTCAACAGTCAACGAACGACTACAAAGAGACAGGCGATGACACGGTTTCACTCAACGGATCGGAGACCGGAGAGTTGACGACCTTCTTGGAAACTGGCCAGGGGACACCGTCACTGGCGTCTCCAGGGGGCGTGCGCTCTCAGTTGGAGCTGTCGAATTGTGCGGCAGTCTTGTCGCTGTGTCGACTCATCTTTCGACAAAACTACCCTACGACCAACGAAGCCATGCCTCCGCTTATCGAAGGGTTGTGTCGACAACTTGGTGACTTGCAATCTAGAGTTGATGGCCAAATGGCAATGAAGACATTCTAG